The Paraburkholderia sabiae genome includes a region encoding these proteins:
- a CDS encoding LysR family transcriptional regulator — translation MENHNALLAMNDGFLRDLQLFCTVARRASFVTASAEMGISPSHVSKRIALLEKSLGVKLFMRTTRRVSVTSDGEAAFQWAQKILDDVQGMSDAFAGLKSDPRGILRISTSLRLGRDHVSPILSLLRKRYTALEIWLELLDRRVDLVGESFDIDIRVGNIQEPHLIAHKIVDSVRILCASPAYLKRKGTPRTLADLAQHDCLLFRDRDQRFGAWRLTGPDGEKSVKVTGPIASNHSDIVQQWALAGDGVIMASVWDVASSLESGKLVRVLPQHYQPADVWVMTAARASSSAKLRVCVEFLKEHLTRGPYALRTHGVGGL, via the coding sequence ATGGAAAATCATAATGCGCTTTTAGCCATGAATGACGGCTTCCTGCGCGACCTGCAGCTGTTCTGCACCGTGGCGCGGCGCGCGAGCTTCGTCACCGCATCGGCGGAAATGGGCATCTCGCCCTCGCATGTCAGCAAGCGCATCGCGCTGCTCGAGAAGAGCCTCGGCGTGAAGCTCTTCATGCGCACGACGCGCCGCGTCAGCGTGACGAGCGACGGCGAAGCGGCCTTCCAGTGGGCGCAGAAAATCCTCGACGACGTGCAGGGCATGTCCGACGCGTTCGCCGGCTTGAAGAGCGATCCGCGCGGCATCCTGCGCATCAGCACGAGTCTGCGTCTGGGCCGCGACCATGTATCGCCGATTCTGTCGCTGCTGCGAAAGCGCTACACGGCGCTCGAAATCTGGCTCGAACTGCTCGACCGTCGCGTCGATCTCGTCGGCGAGAGCTTCGATATCGACATACGCGTCGGCAACATTCAGGAGCCGCATCTGATCGCGCACAAGATCGTCGACAGCGTGCGCATCCTGTGCGCGTCGCCCGCGTATCTGAAACGCAAGGGCACGCCGCGCACGCTCGCCGATCTCGCGCAGCACGATTGCCTGCTGTTCCGCGATCGCGACCAGCGCTTCGGCGCGTGGCGGCTGACAGGACCGGACGGCGAGAAGTCGGTCAAGGTGACGGGTCCCATTGCGTCGAATCACAGCGACATCGTTCAACAATGGGCGCTCGCAGGCGATGGCGTGATCATGGCGTCGGTGTGGGACGTCGCATCGAGCCTCGAGTCGGGCAAGCTCGTGCGCGTGCTGCCGCAGCACTACCAGCCCGCCGATGTCTGGGTTATGACGGCAGCGCGCGCGTCATCGTCCGCGAAGCTGCGCGTGTGCGTGGAATTCCTGAAGGAGCATTTGACGCGCGGACCGTATGCGCTGAGAACGCATGGCGTCGGCGGCTTGTGA
- a CDS encoding LysR family transcriptional regulator has product MDKLLALNTLLEVADAGGFAKAAQRLGVATSSVTRLMDALEASLGTALLTRTPRKVSLTDAGTAYVEQISKVLDDLTEADESILDSGAAPVGALRITVPSAYNRTQLGPHLAAFLAEYPRVALDVVVADHFADLALDRIDVAVRIGLMTRDPNLVVKKLADNPRYVVVSHDYLQRAGSPSTPAALAEHECLRIAYGGSYRARQVWTFGRGAEQERVDVRGRLISNSLEMLLEAVLAGQGVALLPDWLVNHEIGAGRLMRLFPDFEVTPQNGAAVVYAAYLPNRRHSSKVRALLRFLEARVGGSTESTA; this is encoded by the coding sequence ATGGACAAACTGCTCGCGTTGAACACACTGCTCGAAGTCGCCGATGCGGGCGGTTTCGCAAAGGCCGCCCAGCGCCTGGGCGTCGCGACGTCGTCGGTGACGCGGCTGATGGATGCGCTCGAAGCGTCGCTCGGCACCGCCTTGCTCACGCGCACGCCGCGCAAGGTCAGTCTCACGGATGCGGGCACGGCCTACGTCGAGCAGATTTCGAAAGTACTCGACGATCTCACCGAAGCCGATGAAAGTATTCTGGACAGCGGCGCCGCGCCCGTCGGCGCGTTGCGCATCACTGTGCCGTCCGCGTACAACCGCACGCAGCTCGGGCCGCATCTCGCCGCGTTTCTCGCCGAATATCCGCGCGTCGCGCTCGATGTCGTCGTCGCCGATCATTTCGCGGACCTCGCGCTCGATCGCATCGATGTTGCCGTGCGGATCGGTTTGATGACGCGCGACCCGAATCTAGTCGTGAAGAAGCTCGCGGACAATCCACGCTATGTGGTCGTGAGTCACGACTATCTTCAACGCGCGGGCAGCCCGTCTACGCCCGCGGCGCTTGCAGAGCACGAATGTCTGCGCATCGCGTATGGCGGCAGTTATCGCGCGCGTCAGGTGTGGACGTTCGGGCGCGGCGCGGAACAGGAACGCGTCGATGTGCGCGGACGGCTCATTTCGAACAGCCTCGAAATGCTTTTAGAAGCCGTGCTTGCCGGGCAAGGTGTCGCGCTATTGCCGGACTGGCTCGTCAATCACGAGATCGGCGCGGGGCGCCTGATGCGTCTGTTCCCGGACTTTGAGGTGACGCCGCAAAACGGCGCGGCCGTCGTGTATGCCGCGTATCTGCCGAACCGGCGTCATTCGAGCAAGGTCAGGGCGCTGCTGCGTTTTCTCGAAGCGCGCGTCGGCGGTTCGACGGAAAGCACGGCGTAG
- a CDS encoding DsbA family oxidoreductase, giving the protein MQAVPIVLAYDFICPWCWIGHRNLVAGIEAAALDAPVDVRYLPFELNPSMPVEGMDRRAYRTQKFGSWARSQTLDAQATAAGLAAGLSFDYAKVARTPNTRRAHCLMQFAMLHGDSDNVARLFDAIFAAYFSQGRDIGSIDTLVEIAGEQGFDAHQARESLLSDADKREVVDARWSISSVPTVWIDSAVISGAQPPAVFAQALHAAATQHSAA; this is encoded by the coding sequence ATGCAAGCCGTACCAATCGTTCTCGCCTATGACTTCATCTGCCCGTGGTGCTGGATCGGACACAGGAACCTCGTCGCGGGCATCGAGGCCGCCGCGCTCGATGCGCCTGTCGACGTGCGCTATCTGCCGTTCGAGCTGAATCCGTCGATGCCCGTCGAGGGCATGGACCGGCGCGCGTATCGCACGCAGAAGTTCGGCAGCTGGGCGCGTTCGCAAACGCTCGATGCGCAGGCGACGGCAGCCGGTCTCGCCGCCGGGTTGTCATTCGACTACGCGAAGGTTGCACGCACGCCGAATACACGCCGCGCGCACTGTTTGATGCAATTCGCTATGCTGCACGGCGATTCCGACAACGTCGCGCGGCTTTTCGATGCAATCTTCGCCGCGTATTTCTCGCAAGGGCGCGATATCGGATCGATCGATACGCTCGTCGAGATCGCAGGCGAGCAAGGTTTCGATGCACATCAGGCGCGTGAGTCTCTGCTGTCGGATGCGGACAAGCGCGAAGTCGTCGATGCCCGTTGGAGCATCAGTAGCGTGCCGACGGTGTGGATCGACAGCGCTGTCATCAGCGGCGCGCAACCGCCCGCCGTGTTCGCGCAAGCGCTGCACGCAGCCGCTACACAACACAGCGCGGCATAA
- a CDS encoding MFS transporter, with translation MSSSPSTLARSDTAAGLTRGLIALFAFSCGAIVANLYYAQPITELIAPSIHMSNGMASLIVSLTQIGYALGLFFLVPLGDLLENRKLMITTALVSIASLAAASFTHAPGAFLAVSLLIGFSSVAVQILIPLAAHLAPDETRGRVVGTIMGGLLLGILLSRPISSIVAGHFGWRVVFGSAAVLMAIVTAVLALTIPSRQPSHQATYLQLIASLGHLVRTMPVLRHRALYQALMFASFSLFWTAVPVELTRHYGLSQTAIGVFALVGAIGATSAPIAGRLADAGHTVRATLIALVVGALAYTPALVHPAWGIGGLVVTGVVLDFAVQMNMVLGQREIYALHAASRNRLNALYMTSIFVGGAIGSALASPLYEHGGWTLVASVATAFPVIALVHYLAIGRPHAASRV, from the coding sequence ATGTCCAGCAGTCCATCGACGCTCGCACGCAGCGACACCGCCGCCGGGCTCACGCGCGGCCTCATCGCACTGTTCGCGTTCAGCTGCGGCGCAATCGTCGCGAATCTCTACTACGCGCAACCGATCACCGAACTGATCGCGCCGTCCATCCACATGTCGAACGGCATGGCGAGCCTGATCGTGTCGCTCACGCAGATCGGCTACGCACTCGGGCTGTTCTTTCTCGTGCCGCTCGGCGATCTGCTCGAAAACCGCAAGCTCATGATTACGACAGCGCTGGTCTCGATCGCGAGTCTCGCGGCCGCATCGTTCACGCATGCGCCGGGCGCGTTCCTCGCCGTTTCGCTGCTGATCGGCTTCAGCTCCGTCGCGGTGCAGATTTTGATTCCGCTCGCCGCGCATCTCGCACCGGATGAAACGCGCGGTCGCGTGGTCGGCACGATCATGGGCGGGCTGTTGCTCGGCATTCTGCTGTCGCGGCCGATTTCGAGCATCGTCGCAGGTCACTTCGGTTGGCGCGTCGTGTTCGGCTCGGCCGCCGTGCTGATGGCGATCGTCACGGCCGTGCTCGCGCTGACGATTCCGTCACGTCAGCCTTCGCATCAGGCGACGTATCTGCAACTGATCGCATCGCTCGGACATCTGGTGCGCACGATGCCTGTGCTGCGTCATCGCGCGCTATATCAGGCGCTGATGTTCGCGTCGTTCAGCCTGTTCTGGACGGCAGTGCCCGTCGAACTGACGCGTCACTACGGGTTGTCGCAAACGGCGATCGGCGTGTTCGCGCTGGTCGGTGCGATCGGCGCGACGTCGGCGCCCATCGCGGGCCGTCTCGCGGATGCGGGCCACACGGTGCGCGCGACGCTGATCGCGCTGGTGGTCGGCGCGCTCGCTTATACGCCTGCGTTGGTGCATCCGGCGTGGGGCATCGGCGGCCTGGTCGTAACGGGCGTCGTGCTCGACTTCGCGGTGCAGATGAACATGGTGCTCGGCCAGCGCGAAATCTATGCGCTGCATGCGGCAAGCCGCAATCGGTTGAATGCGCTGTATATGACGAGCATTTTCGTCGGCGGCGCGATCGGCTCGGCGCTTGCGAGTCCGTTGTACGAGCATGGCGGCTGGACGCTGGTGGCGAGCGTCGCGACGGCGTTTCCTGTGATCGCGCTCGTGCACTACCTCGCGATTGGCCGACCGCATGCGGCTAGCCGTGTGTGA
- the kdgT gene encoding 2-keto-3-deoxygluconate transporter, with translation MKLKKAIDRVPGGLMLVPLLLGACVHSFAPGAGKYFGSFTNGLITGTVPILAVWFFCMGATIDLRATGTVLRKSGTLLVTKMLVAWLATIVASSLLPIDGIKTGLFAGLSVLAITTSMDMTNGGLYAAVMQQYGSKEEAGAFVLMSIESGPLVSMIILGATGVAFFEPRLFVGAVLPFLIGFTLGNLDSAMRELFGRCVVPLIPFFGFALGNGIDLNVIVKSGIPGVLLGLAVIVITGIPLILADRFIAGGNGAAGLAASSTAGAAVANPSIIGEMIPSFKPVVPAATAMVATACLVTAILVPILTAMWSRRARMKAGLSPQNEQADGENVGELKPLGAHE, from the coding sequence ATGAAACTGAAGAAGGCAATCGACCGCGTACCGGGCGGTCTCATGCTGGTTCCGCTGTTGCTCGGCGCTTGTGTGCATTCGTTCGCGCCTGGCGCGGGCAAGTATTTCGGATCGTTCACGAACGGCCTGATTACGGGCACCGTGCCGATTCTCGCTGTGTGGTTCTTCTGCATGGGCGCGACCATCGATCTGCGCGCCACGGGCACCGTGTTGCGCAAGTCGGGCACGCTGCTCGTCACGAAGATGCTGGTCGCGTGGCTGGCTACGATCGTCGCGTCGTCGCTGCTGCCTATCGACGGCATCAAGACAGGGCTGTTCGCCGGGCTCTCGGTGCTCGCGATCACGACGTCGATGGACATGACCAACGGCGGTCTCTATGCCGCCGTGATGCAGCAATACGGCAGCAAGGAAGAAGCGGGCGCGTTCGTGCTGATGTCGATCGAATCGGGGCCGCTCGTCAGCATGATCATTCTCGGCGCGACGGGCGTTGCGTTCTTCGAGCCGCGGCTGTTCGTCGGCGCAGTGCTGCCGTTCCTGATCGGCTTTACGCTCGGCAATCTGGATAGCGCAATGCGCGAACTGTTCGGGCGCTGCGTGGTGCCGCTGATTCCGTTCTTCGGCTTCGCGCTCGGCAACGGCATCGATCTGAATGTGATCGTCAAGAGCGGCATTCCGGGCGTGCTGCTCGGCCTCGCCGTGATCGTCATTACGGGCATTCCGTTGATTCTCGCTGACCGCTTTATCGCTGGCGGAAACGGGGCGGCCGGTCTTGCTGCTTCATCGACGGCGGGTGCTGCGGTTGCGAATCCGTCGATCATCGGCGAGATGATTCCGAGCTTCAAGCCGGTCGTCCCCGCCGCGACAGCGATGGTCGCGACGGCGTGTCTCGTCACCGCGATTCTCGTGCCGATCCTGACCGCGATGTGGTCGCGCAGAGCGAGGATGAAGGCGGGATTGAGTCCACAGAACGAGCAGGCGGACGGGGAAAACGTCGGTGAGTTGAAGCCGCTCGGCGCGCACGAATAA
- the kduI gene encoding 5-dehydro-4-deoxy-D-glucuronate isomerase, whose amino-acid sequence MEVRQSINSEYAKKLDTAGLRKEFLVEKVFEPDALALTYSHIDRIIVGGAFPQTRAVEVPGSLGKAIGVSYLLERRELGAINIGGDGWIEADGKRFSVRNEEAIYVGKGTQSLTFGSDDPARPAKFYLNCAPAQATYPTRTITLAEASPQTLGDPATSNRRTIYKFIVPEVLPTCQLSMGMTKLEPGSLWNTMPCHTHERRMEVYFYFNVADDAAVFHMLGEPQETRHILVHNEQAVISPSWSIHSGVGTRAYTFIWGMVGENQVFGDMDHLAVRDLR is encoded by the coding sequence ATGGAAGTCAGACAGAGCATCAACAGCGAATACGCGAAAAAGCTCGACACAGCCGGCCTCAGAAAAGAATTTCTCGTCGAGAAGGTGTTCGAGCCGGACGCGCTTGCGCTGACGTATAGCCATATCGACCGGATCATCGTCGGCGGCGCATTTCCGCAGACGCGCGCCGTCGAAGTGCCCGGCTCGCTCGGCAAGGCGATCGGTGTCAGCTATCTGCTGGAGCGGCGCGAACTCGGGGCGATCAATATCGGCGGCGACGGGTGGATCGAAGCGGACGGCAAGCGCTTTTCCGTGCGCAACGAGGAAGCTATCTATGTCGGCAAGGGCACGCAGTCGCTGACGTTCGGCAGCGACGATCCCGCGCGGCCCGCGAAGTTCTATCTGAACTGCGCGCCCGCGCAGGCCACGTATCCGACGCGCACCATCACACTCGCGGAAGCGTCGCCGCAAACGCTCGGCGACCCCGCGACGAGCAACCGCCGCACGATCTACAAGTTCATCGTTCCCGAAGTGCTGCCGACCTGCCAGCTGTCGATGGGCATGACGAAGCTCGAGCCCGGCAGCCTCTGGAATACGATGCCGTGCCACACGCACGAGCGCCGCATGGAGGTGTATTTCTACTTCAACGTCGCCGACGATGCCGCCGTCTTCCACATGCTCGGCGAGCCGCAGGAGACGCGCCACATCCTCGTGCACAACGAGCAGGCCGTGATTTCGCCGAGCTGGTCGATTCACTCGGGCGTCGGCACGCGCGCTTACACGTTCATCTGGGGCATGGTCGGCGAGAACCAGGTGTTCGGCGATATGGATCATCTCGCCGTGCGCGATCTGCGCTAA
- the kduD gene encoding 2-dehydro-3-deoxy-D-gluconate 5-dehydrogenase KduD, which produces MTPQPFDLTGKVALVTGSNTGLGAGMAHALAAAGCDIVGVSRSDDSDTAQRVKALGRRYVGVSADLSSLAPIDDIVRAALEACGRIDVLVNNAGIIRRADALTFTEDDWDDVMNVNLKSAFFLAQGVARHFVENGKRGKIINVASMLSFQGGIRVASYTSSKSGMLGLTRLLANEWAARGINVNAIAPGYMATSNTAALREDEQRNSEILARIPAARWGTPDDLAGPVVFLASSASDYVHGHTLAVDGGWLAR; this is translated from the coding sequence ATGACTCCGCAACCCTTCGACCTCACGGGCAAGGTCGCGCTCGTCACGGGCAGCAATACCGGCCTCGGCGCGGGCATGGCGCACGCGCTGGCCGCCGCGGGCTGCGACATCGTCGGCGTGAGCCGTTCGGACGACAGCGACACCGCGCAGCGCGTGAAGGCGCTCGGCCGCCGCTATGTCGGCGTGAGCGCGGACCTGTCGAGCCTCGCGCCCATCGACGATATCGTGCGCGCCGCGCTCGAAGCCTGCGGACGCATCGACGTGCTGGTGAACAACGCGGGCATCATCCGCCGCGCGGACGCGCTCACGTTCACCGAGGACGACTGGGACGACGTGATGAACGTGAATCTGAAGAGCGCGTTCTTTCTGGCGCAAGGGGTCGCGCGCCATTTCGTCGAGAACGGGAAGCGCGGCAAGATCATCAACGTCGCGTCGATGCTGTCGTTCCAGGGCGGCATCCGCGTCGCGTCGTACACGTCGTCGAAGAGCGGCATGCTCGGGCTCACGCGCCTGCTCGCGAACGAATGGGCCGCGCGCGGCATCAACGTGAACGCGATCGCGCCGGGCTACATGGCGACGTCGAACACGGCGGCGCTGCGCGAAGACGAGCAGCGCAACAGCGAAATTCTCGCGCGCATTCCGGCGGCACGCTGGGGCACGCCCGACGATCTCGCGGGTCCGGTGGTGTTTCTGGCATCGTCGGCTTCGGACTACGTGCACGGCCATACGCTCGCCGTCGACGGCGGCTGGCTCGCGCGATGA
- the kdgR gene encoding DNA-binding transcriptional regulator KdgR yields the protein MAAIDKSKTTAAATRKRAAAPLVSDADAADKGESLSSVARVFAILGAIGDSGQIGISELSQRLSLSKTTVHRVLQTLKALGYVTQEVETERYRLTIRLFELGAKALESVDLVREADIEMRRIGSVTREAVHLGTFDEDAIIYIHKIDADYGLRMQSRIGRRNPLHSTAIGKVLLAWMEPAEAREVLSHIELRKSTAKTLSSAEAVMSILPQVRAQGYGEDIEEQEEGLRCLAVPVFDRFGRVIAGLSVSFPTMRCGADTKLHYVALLKEAGAAVSARLGYREPAQEAAEVTHPG from the coding sequence ATGGCAGCTATCGACAAGTCCAAAACCACGGCAGCGGCAACGCGCAAGCGCGCCGCTGCCCCGCTCGTCTCCGACGCGGACGCCGCCGATAAAGGCGAGTCGCTGTCGTCCGTCGCGCGCGTGTTCGCGATTCTCGGCGCGATAGGCGACAGCGGGCAGATCGGCATCAGCGAACTGTCGCAGCGGCTCTCGCTGTCGAAGACGACCGTGCATCGCGTGCTGCAGACGCTCAAGGCGCTCGGCTACGTGACGCAGGAAGTGGAAACCGAGCGCTACCGGCTCACCATCCGTCTCTTCGAACTCGGCGCGAAGGCGCTGGAAAGCGTCGACCTCGTGCGCGAGGCCGACATCGAAATGCGCCGGATAGGCAGCGTGACGCGCGAAGCCGTGCACCTCGGCACATTCGACGAAGACGCGATCATCTATATCCACAAGATCGACGCCGATTACGGGCTACGGATGCAGTCGCGCATCGGCCGACGCAATCCGCTGCATAGCACGGCGATCGGCAAGGTGCTGCTTGCGTGGATGGAGCCCGCCGAAGCGCGTGAAGTGCTCTCACATATCGAGCTGCGTAAATCGACGGCGAAGACGTTGTCGTCCGCGGAAGCCGTGATGAGCATCCTGCCGCAAGTGCGCGCGCAGGGTTATGGCGAAGACATCGAGGAACAGGAAGAAGGTTTGCGGTGTCTTGCCGTGCCTGTCTTCGACCGCTTCGGCCGCGTGATCGCGGGTCTCTCCGTGTCGTTCCCGACGATGCGCTGCGGCGCGGATACGAAGCTGCATTACGTCGCGCTGCTCAAGGAAGCGGGCGCTGCCGTGTCGGCGAGGCTCGGCTATCGAGAGCCTGCTCAGGAAGCCGCCGAAGTCACGCATCCGGGCTGA
- a CDS encoding Arm DNA-binding domain-containing protein, translating to MAALVNTVRAIEALRAAPKVRYYKVASNLRLRVGTNGAKSFNVRFRVNGQNQEKTIGPYGRQTGQWTLHAALAEAAKVAAAARGNIDIIEAERHERIQREGATLAQVFEVWFNEAIAEKRGRRGRKDGGAILRRRARSHTDRAWDQAFAVAHAEHGTGNSRTQSRRASVASGWDAAFACARRARTDRT from the coding sequence ATGGCAGCACTTGTGAACACCGTCCGCGCCATCGAGGCGCTGCGCGCCGCGCCGAAGGTCCGCTACTACAAGGTCGCTTCGAACCTGCGCCTGCGGGTCGGCACCAACGGCGCGAAGTCGTTCAACGTCCGCTTTCGTGTCAATGGCCAAAACCAGGAAAAGACGATCGGACCGTACGGGCGTCAGACCGGCCAGTGGACGCTGCACGCGGCGTTGGCGGAAGCCGCGAAGGTGGCCGCCGCCGCGCGCGGAAATATCGACATCATCGAAGCCGAGCGGCACGAGCGCATCCAGCGCGAAGGCGCCACGCTCGCCCAGGTCTTCGAGGTCTGGTTTAACGAGGCGATTGCCGAGAAGCGCGGGCGTCGCGGCCGCAAGGATGGCGGCGCGATTCTGCGTCGCCGTGCACGCTCGCATACAGATCGCGCGTGGGACCAGGCGTTCGCGGTGGCGCATGCGGAACACGGTACAGGCAACTCACGTACGCAGTCGCGCAGGGCGTCCGTAGCGAGCGGCTGGGACGCGGCCTTTGCGTGCGCCCGGCGAGCGCGCACGGACCGGACGTAG
- a CDS encoding S49 family peptidase, with product MRATRIDNPLLGTMLAMPVASLRALMPLLTVPAMVEQTSAPAKCPSCDLIEGVAVIAVTGLLVQKPGATGPVLVEGIGTVTGYDGIRASLALALADDAVRAIVLDVDSNGGQTAGSLDLADLVHAARALKPIWAILSESACGTAYLLASACDVVTVPRTGRTGGLGVVVAHLECSRALTMAGLAVTLITSGERKADGNEFQPLSNRAHAHIQADVDVVGELFVATVARNRGLRRADVRRLEGATLLGTQGVEAGLADVVMSPDAAVHALLHSLNNSAVGLAQPGITANRSPRKRAPGNAWAALAYRQEIRNALR from the coding sequence ATGCGCGCCACACGGATCGACAACCCTCTACTGGGCACGATGCTGGCGATGCCGGTGGCATCGCTTCGTGCACTCATGCCGCTGCTGACGGTTCCAGCGATGGTCGAGCAGACATCGGCACCTGCGAAATGTCCTTCCTGCGATCTGATCGAAGGCGTCGCGGTGATTGCCGTCACCGGCCTGCTGGTACAGAAGCCCGGCGCGACAGGCCCGGTTCTGGTAGAGGGTATTGGGACTGTGACGGGCTATGACGGCATCCGGGCATCACTTGCTCTCGCGCTCGCGGATGACGCGGTGCGCGCCATCGTGCTCGACGTGGACTCGAACGGTGGGCAGACTGCCGGAAGTCTTGATCTCGCTGACTTGGTCCATGCGGCGCGAGCGCTCAAGCCGATATGGGCGATCCTGTCGGAGTCCGCTTGTGGCACCGCCTACCTGCTGGCGTCCGCGTGCGACGTGGTGACCGTACCGCGCACGGGGCGCACGGGCGGTCTGGGGGTCGTGGTTGCGCACCTGGAATGCTCGCGGGCGCTGACCATGGCGGGCCTCGCCGTTACCCTCATCACGTCGGGCGAGCGCAAGGCAGACGGAAACGAGTTCCAGCCGCTATCGAACCGCGCTCATGCACACATCCAGGCGGATGTGGATGTGGTGGGCGAACTGTTCGTCGCGACGGTCGCGCGCAATCGCGGTTTGCGCCGTGCAGATGTGCGTCGCCTGGAAGGTGCAACGCTGCTTGGTACGCAGGGAGTTGAAGCGGGACTCGCCGATGTCGTCATGTCGCCGGATGCCGCCGTTCACGCGCTGCTGCACTCGCTCAACAATAGCGCAGTTGGACTGGCGCAACCGGGAATAACTGCGAACAGGTCGCCACGAAAACGCGCTCCAGGGAACGCCTGGGCGGCGCTCGCGTACCGGCAGGAAATCAGGAACGCGCTGCGCTAG